A region of the Pseudorca crassidens isolate mPseCra1 chromosome 9, mPseCra1.hap1, whole genome shotgun sequence genome:
ttttttttcagaattacttTGCTCTTCTTGCTCTTTATTctaccatataaattttaggattagctAAATCTCCCAttagtgtcttttaaaaaatctatttcttaatAATTTGTTGGTAGTGAATGGgaactattaatttttttttcagttttgtggtTGATTGGCCAAATCTTTTATTTAGTATTCCATCGCTGATCAACACAAATATTTGATATTattggggaagaggggaggggtgctgtgtggcaaaaaaaaatcatgtaattaCACTTGAAGTTGTACTGATTTTCCAAATTAATCTGGCAAGGTTGAGAACGGTTATGATAAATTCTTCTGAACCATGACAAGACAtgaatctccatttatttaggcttCTTTTATGTCCTTTAACAAAAATTAGCAATTCTTCCATTAAGGTCTTACACATTTTTGCCAGGTTAACtcgtggatcttttttttttggttgagctATTTCTTGCATTTGATCTTCTGGgccactattgcagcctctcctgtAATTCACCTACTTTATTATTTTGtcaaaaaatcatgtttttagaGTCATATATGTGAGTGTGTTACATTCAGGTCTCTTTAaggactttttgttgttgttcaggtGTTCATCTGTTTCTCTAGCAATTATAACACTGAACATGGATCCTAATATTTTGACCCGATCCGTCTTTGCTCGTTAGAGATCCTTGACTGTACAATTACCTTTCTTTCAGATAAACAGAGGAATTCACAGGAGCTAAATGGAAAAGGTGTTTCTTACCCTGTGCTTGGGGTGAAAAAAGGAGATTCTCATATTCTTGAGCCACTTTGGAGGAAGCCTCTGTGATCTTTGCTCAAGCCCTTCTCCCCACCATAAGAGTATAGACCACTCAACCCATGCCCTTGCCTTTTGTGGACAGGAGGACCTCATAACAGGCTGAGATCCTCAGATGTGAAATGCCAAGCTCTCAGAGATCCTCTGAGTTTCTGAGCTCTAATGATGCTTACTTTTGATTCTTCCACCCCTAGGGGAAGAATCCCAATTCTCCAATTCTCTAGAGCCAAGGGCAAGTAGCTTGCAGTTAGGAATCGAAGCTATCTGGATACCCAAATCCACCCTTGGTATATTTtctacttgttttttaaaatttgttggtGGTGAAAGGGAATGGTATTAATTGATTTTATGAGGGGCGTTTTGCAGTTTTGTGGCTGGTTGGCcaaatttttaatatagtattcCATCCTAGTTCAACACAAGAATGGTATTTTGGGGAGTAAGGGAATAGGAGATTCTGCAGATttccaaagaataagaaaacaggcaaaatgtGGCCAGCattctccatttgtttttttagacTTACTGAGTGAATAGAACTTTCTTTCGTTACATGTACAACTGATCTaagtggtttttgttgttgctgtcggCTGTTTGGTTTTTAATACGGTTAACACTGAGATTCACTTTGAAAGACACTTAGAAATCTTAGGAGTAAAACACACcaatccctccccctctcccaaaAATCTAGTTGGTTTGAATGGACAGAATGACCGAATTTTCCATTTTAGGTGTGCAGAAAGATCTTTGTAAAAGATCTTAGAACTTTAGGCCTCATTTATCAGGTGAATTTAGAAGGAAGGAAGCCTTTAGGAGAATTTCTACTTGGAAATATAAGAAAACTAGTACGCAGGTTCAAGTCGTATACTTTTAAATGAACTTGTTGAAAGAAACGTTAACAATTCCAAAACGCAATCAAAACAAGTTTTAACTTTTTCCTCTCaagagtacaaaaaaaaaaaaattatggagagAAAGTTAACAGGAAATTCTTCAAACGTAAAAACAACTCTTCTTTGCGCTAGTCCTTAAGTAGTTACCATAGAACAGTCTCTACTTTTCGGCAGCTTCTTTGTAAAAACAACTCTTCTTTGCGCTAGTCCTTAAGTAGTTACCATAGAACAGTCTACTTTTCGGCAGCTTCTTTGAATGCAGATTTCGGTCCCAAGTCTCTTGGTGCTTAGTATCTGCTCCGGTCTCCCCCTCTCTCCGCACAGCTTCCCAGGCGGCCGCCGCCTAGTGGGGCCCTGCGGCCGGACCCGCTGTAGGACTCGCGCGGGGGCGGGCACCCCCTCTCCATGGACCGCAGCCTCCCGCGATCAGCTCTGCCTGCCCGGTCGCGGCCCCTCCAATAGCGCTCGCTCCGGCCGCCACCGTAAGCATCGGGCGGGCAGCCGCGGTACTCGTCGTAGCGGCCGCCGCCGTAAGATGGCGGGGGCCCCCGTGAAGGGGCGACGCTGCGCGGGTCCCCGTAGCTCTCGAAGGGGTCTCGGTAGGAGCCTCCGCTCGGGTGATACAGGTAGTCGCGGTCGCGCCCCCCGTAGCCGTCTCGCTCACCGTAGCCTCTCGATGGACAGTCGTCCCGGGCGCTGGAGTGGCCGTAGTCGCGGTAGGTGTACTCTCTGGGCGAGGGAGCAAAACCCCGGGGGTCGCGGGCGCTCGAGTAGTCGCGGCTCGACGAGTAGCTGTCACGGGGCGAGTAGCCCTCCTCCCGGGGTCCCAGGTAGGGGTCCCGGCGCGGGGGCGGCGGCTCCCGGCGCAGCGGGCCGGCATAGCCGTCTCGCCCCCGCGTGGCCGGGGGCCGCCCGTGTATTCCACCATTTCCGCTGCGGGCCGGGCCCGACGGCGCGGCCCTCTTCGGGGGCGGGCCGGCCctgcgcggcggcggcggcccgcgCTTCACAGGCAGCGGGGCCCGGGAGGACCGCAGGTAGAAGTCGCCCGCGTAGCCGCCGTCGTCCGCCGGCCCGCCCCGGGACTGGGGGCGCCGTGGGCCGCTGCCGCGGTCCCCGAGCAGGCCCCTCGGGCGGCTATGGGACGGCGGCGGGCCCCGCCGGCTGCTCTCGAACGCCGGCTTGGTGGCCTGGGCCACCTTTATGGCCTTACCATCCAGGGTCTTGCCGTTCATATCTCTGGCGGCGGCCTTGGCATCTGCCGGGCTTTCGAAGGTGACGAACGCGAAGCCCCTGGACTTGCTGGTTTCTCGATCTTTCATCAGGAGCACCTCGGTGAGGCAGCCATACTTGCCAAACGTGGCCTCGAGGATTTTCTCGTCGGTTTCGAGGTTGAGCCCGCCAATGAAGAGTTTCCCCGGGCGGTCCA
Encoded here:
- the RBMXL2 gene encoding RNA-binding motif protein, X-linked-like-2, which translates into the protein MVEVDRPGKLFIGGLNLETDEKILEATFGKYGCLTEVLLMKDRETSKSRGFAFVTFESPADAKAAARDMNGKTLDGKAIKVAQATKPAFESSRRGPPPSHSRPRGLLGDRGSGPRRPQSRGGPADDGGYAGDFYLRSSRAPLPVKRGPPPPRRAGPPPKRAAPSGPARSGNGGIHGRPPATRGRDGYAGPLRREPPPPRRDPYLGPREEGYSPRDSYSSSRDYSSARDPRGFAPSPREYTYRDYGHSSARDDCPSRGYGERDGYGGRDRDYLYHPSGGSYRDPFESYGDPRSVAPSRGPPPSYGGGRYDEYRGCPPDAYGGGRSERYWRGRDRAGRADRGRLRSMERGCPPPRESYSGSGRRAPLGGGRLGSCAERGGDRSRY